The segment GCCTCCTAGATGAACACCAGCAGTTGCGGATCATCAAACGCCCTACTCCTTTAAATGAACTACTATACCGCTTTCTTACCCCCATCAGGACCTATGGCACGGCAGACGTAATGGTGGTCCGCAAGCTGCTCATGTGTCTCCAGCACCTGTTCTATGCTGACAAAGAAGCCCGGCAACATACAGCAATATTCATCAAGCAAGTGAACGTCATCAGAGACGACGCAGATCAAAACATCAAAAACCCAGAAGACCGCCATGAAATCAATCTGGTACTGGCGGGCATTCAAGAGAATATATCCAGCCCCGAAACATGTATCAAGCTGCTACCTTAAAACCCGCTTCCGTTTCTAAAATTTCGTCCTTACCTGCTATCCCCTCTCTGCCCTGGATACAGGTGGCCCCAGATGCCCCGTATTTTATCACGGAAGACGGACAGCCCTGGACCCCAATAGGCCAGAACGATGCCATTACCTGGCCCGAGCTGGAAGGCTTGTTTAGAAGAAAGAACCTACAAGCTGTAGAAGATTACCTGGCCTACCTTTCGCAGCACGGTATCACGTGCCTCCGGCTCATGCTGGAGTACGCGCAAGTGCAGCACCGCTATTTTGAGAAACCGGCGGGTACGTTTAACCCCAGAATGGTTCAGCTCTGGGATGATTTGTTTGCCCTCTGCGCCAAGTATGGCTTGCGCATTCTGCTCACACCCTATGATACCTTCTGGATGTGGATCAAGTGGAAAAACCACCCTTACAACAAAAGCCTGGGTGGCCCTTGCGCGGGGCGCGGTCAATGGCTCTTGTGCCGAGATACCATGGAAGCTATCAAGGCCCGACTCACGTTTGTGGTGGAACGCTGGGGTGGCAGCGGTGTACTCTTTGCCTGGGATCTCTGGAACGAAATGCACCCGGCACACATGGGCAACAGCTCAGCCAATTTTTCAGCAGCAGCTACTGAGCTAAGCGAACACGTGCGTAACTTGGAATTGCGCCTCTATGGCCGTTCGCACCCGCAGACAGTGTCCATATTCGGACCAATTCTGCACACCCACCCAGACACCGCCGATACTATTTTCCGGCACCCGTTGCTTGATTTTGCCAGCACCCACTTCTACGATGCCAAGACCATTGACTACCCCAAAAACACGGTAGACTCAGCCATTAAGGTTGGAGAACTGGTACGCGAAGCCCTGGAACACGCTCCCGAGAACCGTCCGTTCTTTGACAGCGAACACGGTCCCATTCACCTGTTCAAAGACAAGAAGCATACTTTAGCCCCGGAGTTTGACGATGAATATTTCCGGCACATCCAGTGGGCGCACCTGGCCTCTGGTGCAGCTGGGGGTGGGATGCGCTGGCCCAACCGTCATCCGCACACCTTAACCCCAGGCATGCGCGTGGCCCAGAAGAACATGACTGGGTTTCTGGAGCTGATCGACTGGTCAACATTCAAGCGGAAGAACCTGAACCAGGAAATTAAGGTCTCGCAGCCCTCCTTCTCCGTTTTTGGCTGCGCCGATGGACAGCAAGCAGTGGTGTGGCTCTTACGCAAAGACGCGCTTTACCAACGCAAACGCCTCATGAACCCTACTGCAACTCCTCTCTCTGTAGAAGTACAGGTCCCCGGCATACAGGACGGCCGCTACCAGATTACCACCTGGAACACGTTAGAAGGCAATATGCGGGAGCAGTTTGAGATAGAAGTACAGAATGGCAGTTGCAGCTTTACTGTGCCGGAAGTACGCACTGATGTAGCGATAGCGGTGGTAAAGAAATGATTCTCCCCTTGAGGGAAGAATCTGCGTTTTGCAGCGCTATTTTGTAGCAATAAATTACCTGAGTTGTTCAGCAGGAGTATTCACCCCCCTACCCCCTTCAAAGGGGGACGGAATGCGTGTTATATGTGACTCACAAAAACGCCTGAACCAACTGTTCCCACTCTTCCTGCAACGTGCTGGTTGGCCTTGTTTTGCCGGCGCGTCTGTACCAATAGTCTGCGTTCCAGAGGTCGCCTTCTTTTCGGTGGAAGTAGGCGTGAATCCAAGCGGCG is part of the Rufibacter tibetensis genome and harbors:
- a CDS encoding glycoside hydrolase 5 family protein; translated protein: MYQAATLKPASVSKISSLPAIPSLPWIQVAPDAPYFITEDGQPWTPIGQNDAITWPELEGLFRRKNLQAVEDYLAYLSQHGITCLRLMLEYAQVQHRYFEKPAGTFNPRMVQLWDDLFALCAKYGLRILLTPYDTFWMWIKWKNHPYNKSLGGPCAGRGQWLLCRDTMEAIKARLTFVVERWGGSGVLFAWDLWNEMHPAHMGNSSANFSAAATELSEHVRNLELRLYGRSHPQTVSIFGPILHTHPDTADTIFRHPLLDFASTHFYDAKTIDYPKNTVDSAIKVGELVREALEHAPENRPFFDSEHGPIHLFKDKKHTLAPEFDDEYFRHIQWAHLASGAAGGGMRWPNRHPHTLTPGMRVAQKNMTGFLELIDWSTFKRKNLNQEIKVSQPSFSVFGCADGQQAVVWLLRKDALYQRKRLMNPTATPLSVEVQVPGIQDGRYQITTWNTLEGNMREQFEIEVQNGSCSFTVPEVRTDVAIAVVKK